In Gracilimonas sp., a single window of DNA contains:
- a CDS encoding histone H1: MSRVDEIKNLVEEATEEMTKFYDKGNKAAGTRARKGLQELKKLAQEIRLEIQDIKNNG; encoded by the coding sequence ATGAGTAGAGTTGACGAAATCAAAAACCTCGTAGAAGAAGCAACAGAAGAAATGACTAAATTCTACGACAAAGGCAATAAAGCAGCCGGTACACGTGCTCGCAAAGGCCTTCAGGAACTAAAGAAATTGGCCCAAGAAATTCGCCTTGAGATCCAAGACATTAAAAATAACGGCTAA
- a CDS encoding cytidine deaminase: MNWNLLYKRAYIPYSERPAACVVESKNGHFYAGVRIENVSYPITIPAVQSACAICLSEGEIPAGLYIENREFDQLDFWVKEFNLKVHEVESPPIENTEDLFHPADNNFNTLPKLKSLLTKAVTPNSDFPVSAMLFTNDGYFEGVNIEVSDWTKGLCAERVVIAKAITAGITEFEKLEIHTKKGEISSPCGACRQVIAEFLPYHEIKLHHAEGTLSEHLSIDLLPFNFKSASLKKQG; this comes from the coding sequence ATGAACTGGAATTTACTTTACAAACGAGCCTATATCCCTTATTCCGAGAGACCGGCTGCTTGTGTAGTTGAAAGTAAAAACGGTCACTTTTATGCCGGGGTACGGATTGAAAATGTTTCATATCCGATTACGATACCTGCTGTTCAATCGGCCTGTGCTATATGTTTAAGTGAGGGCGAGATCCCTGCCGGGTTATATATCGAAAACAGGGAGTTTGATCAACTGGACTTTTGGGTCAAAGAATTTAACCTGAAAGTTCATGAAGTCGAAAGCCCCCCTATTGAAAATACAGAAGATCTGTTTCATCCTGCTGATAATAATTTTAATACGCTGCCAAAACTTAAGTCTCTGCTTACAAAAGCAGTTACTCCAAATTCGGACTTTCCCGTTTCGGCTATGCTTTTTACTAATGACGGATATTTTGAAGGTGTTAATATAGAAGTCAGTGACTGGACCAAAGGGCTCTGTGCTGAGCGAGTTGTTATCGCCAAAGCAATTACTGCAGGTATAACTGAATTCGAGAAATTGGAAATACACACCAAAAAAGGTGAAATAAGCAGTCCTTGCGGAGCTTGCCGGCAAGTAATTGCAGAATTTCTGCCTTATCATGAAATTAAATTACATCATGCTGAAGGAACACTTTCTGAACACCTTTCCATCGATTTGCTTCCCTTTAATTTTAAATCAGCATCCTTAAAGAAACAAGGTTGA